A genomic window from Pelodiscus sinensis isolate JC-2024 unplaced genomic scaffold, ASM4963464v1 ctg65, whole genome shotgun sequence includes:
- the LOC102444286 gene encoding E3 ubiquitin-protein ligase TRIM56-like, which yields MSLQELIREDFLTCKICYDLYTVPKILPCLHSYCQHCLEPVVRDGSLQCPECRLKTGVPGGASSLKTNFFINSLLELFQIKHNRDLACTVCSDAQKIVTATARCLDCKDFLCQSCNQGHCCSRLTLHHRVVKLEEFLAGGYDAEMRLLQELCCQDHQQEALRFFCDTCSTPICRDCRMLDHFQHKVVSMANAVQRERPSVEQLIQSLEGTVTCISEQEKAVEETIDKLKTSGENIKERITKYVDDLISYVLAQKEAVLGELSAFLTQQMEGCRLVKEELQSQREKAVSTKEFSQRVLSVGKDYEILHLEGMIRNRIQELQTYIPRKLERQIPELTIAWDQPEMQSEAALFSLVFPGEQPEGDTETVFEPASEVSASPSEESEVELNSPLDSEEDSCPSSEESALGTPAKDPSYCNRHRKRPKRACTFEVDQSCSQEKPNITGIAVLPHTGGILLLDQENDEIKQYGADGHLEQSIPLPDSDGVFTGISLCGDILACSSDSFLFFLTLEGKFLHKLLLRGSESSYAITSYEDSYVAVSEGTLCSISLYSPSGACVGRVEPRDYRGGKFLFIAVNAWEEFIVSDFIKKQIVIIERSGLILNVLKTSHSLLTKPFSVCVDSASNIFVVDQLKVIKFSPDGETGEVVLSNQSRLKRPRVLAVDDSGRLVLVQEDGYVHIYCF from the coding sequence ATGTCCTTACAAGAGTTAATCCGGGAGGATTTCCTGACCTGCAAAATCTGCTATGatctctacacagtgccaaaaatCCTTCCATGTCTACACAGTTACTGCCAGCATTGTCTGGAACCAGTAGTGAGGGATGGATCCCTCCAGTGTCCTGAGTGCCGACTGAAAACAGGTGTCCCAGGAGGTGCCTCAAGTCTGAAAACAAACTTCTTCATCAACAGCCTCCTGGAGTTATTCCAGATTAAACACAACAGGGACTTGGCCTGCACAGTCTGCTCAGATGCCCAGAAAATTGTGACTGCCACTGCTCGTTGCCTAGACTGCAAAGATTTCTTGTGCCAGTCCTGCAACCAGGGCCACTGCTGCTCCCGTCTCACTCTTCATCACAGGGTGGTGAAGCTGGAGGAGTTTCTTGCTGGGGGATATGATGCTGAGAtgaggctgctgcaggagctgtgcTGCCAGGACCATCAACAAGAAGCACTCCGATTCTTCTGTGACACCTGCAGCACTCCCATCTGCAGGGACTGCCGCATGCTAGACCATTTCCAGCACAAGGTAGTCTCCATGGCAAATGCTGTACAGCGAGAGAGGCCTTCTGTCGAGCAGCTAATTCAGAGCCTGGAGGGAACGGTTACATGCATCTCTGAGCAGGAAAAAGCTGTGGAAGAGACGATAGATAAGTTGAAGACATCAGGAGAGAACATAAAAGAGAGGATCACCAAGTATGTGGATGACCTTATCTCCTACGTCCTGGCCCAGAAAGAAGCCGTGCTGGGCGAGCTGTCTGCTTTCCTGACTCAGCAAATGGAAGGCTGTCGCCTGGTGAAAGAGGAGCtccagagccagagagagaaggCAGTCAGCACCAAGGAGTTCTCTCAAAGGGTCCTTTCTGTGGGAAAGGACTATGAGATCTTACACTTGGAGGGCATGATAAGGAATCGGATTCAGGAGCTCCAGACATATATCCCACGGAAACTAGAGCGCCAGATCCCTGAATTGACCATAGCCTGGGATCAGCCGGAAATGCAGTCTGAGGCAGCACTCTTCAGTCTTGTGTTTCCCGGGGAACAGCCTGAGGGAGACACGGAAACTGTTTTTGAGCCAGCTAGCGAGGTATCTGCCTCCCCCAGCGAGGAGTCTGAGGTTGAGCTAAACTCACCTTTGGATTCAGAGGAGGACTCGTGTCCAAGCTCTGAAGAGAGTGCTCTTGGCACCCCTGCCAAGGACCCCTCTTATTGTAATAGGCACAGGAAAAGGCCTAAGCGTGCCTGCACTTTTGAGGTAGACCAGAGCTGCTCCCAAGAAAAGCCCAATATCACTGGCATTGCAGTTCTGCCTCACACTGGTGGCATTCTCCTGTTGGATCAGGAGAATGATGAGATAAAGCAGTATGGTGCTGATGGGCACTTGGAACAATCAATACCTCTGCCAGACTCGGATGGAGTCTTTACTGGCATTTCGCTCTGTGGAGACATCCTGGCTTGTTCTTCAGATTCTTTCCTGTTCTTCCTGACCCTTGAGGGCAAGTTTCTGCACAAATTGCTTCTAAGGGGATCAGAGTCTTCCTATGCCATCACCTCCTATGAGGACTCCTATGTTGCTGTGAGTGAGGGCACGCTCTGCTCCATCTCCCTTTACAGCCCTTCAGGAGCCTGCGTGGGCAGGGTGGAGCCCAGAGATTACCGTGGGGGGAAGTTCCTTTTCATTGCTGTCAATGCCTGGGAAGAATTCATTGTCTCAGACTTCATCAAGAAGCAGATTGTCATCATTGAGAGGTCTGGACTGATTCTCAATGTGCTGAAGACCTCCCACTCACTGCTAACAAAGCCATTCAGCGTATGCGTCGATTCCGCCAGTAACATCTTTGTGGTCGATCAGTTGAAAGTGATTAAATTTTCACCAGATGGTGAGACAGGAGAGGTAGTGTTGAGCAACCAAAGTCGGCTGAAGAGACCCCGTGTCCTTGCTGTGGATGACAGCGGGCGCCTTGTCCTGGTGCAAGAGGATGGTTACGTCCACATTTACTGCTTCTAG